The DNA segment CCGGCACCGTCCCGGCGGATGGCGGCTATGCCGTCCCGCGCGAGATCGACGCGCTGATCGCGCGCCAGCTTACCGAATTGAGCCCGATCCGGCAGATCGCGCAGGTCGTGCAGACCGGCAGCGCGGGCTATCGCAAGCTGATGACGCTGGGCGGAACCGCCTCCGGCTGGGTCAGCGAGACCGCGCCGCGGCCGGAGACCGCGACCCCGCAATTCGCCGAGATCGCCCCGCCCACGGGCGAGCTGTTCGCCAATCCGGCGGCGAGCCAGGCCATGCTCGACGATGCGGCCTTCGACCTCGAAGCCTGGCTGGGGCAGGAGATCGCCATGGAGTTCGCCCGCGCCGAAGGGGCGGCCTTTGTCAGCGGCACCGGCACCAATCAGCCCAGCGGCTTCCTCGCCGCACCCAAGAACGAGAACTTCGACGAGGACCGCGCCTTCGGTACGCTCCAATATATCGGCAGCGGCAATGCGACCGGCTTCGGCGCCAATCCCGATGCGACGCTGATCGACCTCGTCCATACGCTCAAGGCCGGCCATCGCCAGGGCGCGTGCTGGGTGATGAATTCAGGCACGCTCGCCGAGGTGAG comes from the Qipengyuania sediminis genome and includes:
- a CDS encoding phage major capsid protein; protein product: MDSITTPILADPAEASFDIVARQDACEADIAAIRAEVTDVRQRVDRIAVAAQRPALSGGSSSPEVKGFVDGYLRRGSTLELKSITGTVPADGGYAVPREIDALIARQLTELSPIRQIAQVVQTGSAGYRKLMTLGGTASGWVSETAPRPETATPQFAEIAPPTGELFANPAASQAMLDDAAFDLEAWLGQEIAMEFARAEGAAFVSGTGTNQPSGFLAAPKNENFDEDRAFGTLQYIGSGNATGFGANPDATLIDLVHTLKAGHRQGACWVMNSGTLAEVRKLKTADGAFLWQAGLVEGQPDRLLGYPVVEAEDMPGIGANQFPIAFGNFRAGYLIAERTATQILRDPFTHKPFVHFYATKRVGGQVLDSAAIKLLKIEV